One part of the Clostridia bacterium genome encodes these proteins:
- a CDS encoding DUF523 domain-containing protein, with amino-acid sequence MILVSACLVGEKCKYNGEDNKNEKIIEFLKDKEYITVCPETMGGLPTPRPPSEIKGDLVFNSEGKDVTSNFLKGAEETLKIAKENNVDLVILKAKSPSCGYGQIYDGSFKGQLIKGNGITCKVLIENGYKVLTEKEF; translated from the coding sequence ATGATTTTAGTCAGCGCATGTCTTGTAGGCGAAAAATGCAAATATAACGGTGAAGATAATAAGAATGAAAAAATAATAGAATTTTTAAAAGATAAAGAGTATATAACAGTATGCCCTGAAACAATGGGAGGGCTACCTACTCCAAGGCCACCGTCAGAAATAAAAGGCGATTTGGTTTTTAACAGCGAGGGGAAAGATGTAACTTCAAATTTTTTAAAAGGAGCAGAAGAAACATTAAAAATTGCCAAGGAAAATAACGTAGATTTAGTTATTTTAAAGGCAAAAAGCCCGTCTTGCGGTTATGGGCAAATTTATGACGGAAGTTTTAAAGGCCAACTTATAAAAGGCAACGGTATAACATGTAAAGTTTTAATTGAAAATGGTTATAAAGTTTTAACAGAAAAGGAGTTTTAA
- a CDS encoding cation transporter, producing MIKLLINLFIKDNNNTSDFYVREKHLVLSGILGIVCNLILFIIKLFIGLISGSIAIVSDGFNNFSDMGASVVSIIGSKMSNLSADKEHPFGHGRIEYVSSLIVSFIIILVGFELFKESIFKIINPKEINVTLSMLIILILSLFIKIWMFSYNKYIYKKTGSQITNAVAKDSLNDVIATLSVIIAVFISSFTLVSVDAYLGVIVSVFIMYSGYTISKDTISTLLGKEPEPELVKKIEDVFNSDKDIIGIHDLTLHDYGPGRVMGSVHAEVSEDKNIVEIHEAVDRIENYIEDTLGVHLVIHMDPTDTNSELLSDYKNKLNLLLFEIDKELSFHDMRITNHKEQVNLIFDLCVPVSYKQYQRDYILDEISKKLKDEKGEPNLIIKIDNKF from the coding sequence ATGATTAAACTTTTAATTAACTTATTTATTAAAGATAATAATAACACTTCCGATTTTTATGTAAGAGAAAAGCACCTTGTTTTATCAGGTATACTGGGAATAGTATGCAACCTGATTCTTTTTATAATTAAACTTTTTATAGGCTTAATCTCAGGAAGTATTGCAATAGTGTCTGACGGTTTTAATAACTTTTCGGATATGGGCGCATCGGTTGTTTCCATTATAGGCTCTAAGATGAGTAATTTAAGTGCTGATAAAGAGCATCCTTTCGGGCATGGAAGAATTGAATATGTTTCGTCTTTGATTGTTTCTTTTATAATTATACTTGTAGGCTTTGAACTTTTTAAAGAAAGCATTTTTAAAATTATAAACCCAAAAGAAATCAATGTAACTTTAAGTATGCTCATTATCCTTATTTTGTCTCTTTTTATTAAAATATGGATGTTTTCTTATAATAAGTATATATATAAAAAGACTGGGTCCCAAATTACAAATGCAGTGGCAAAAGATTCCCTTAACGATGTAATTGCCACTTTATCGGTTATTATTGCAGTTTTTATATCTTCTTTTACTTTAGTATCTGTTGACGCATATTTAGGCGTTATAGTTTCTGTCTTTATTATGTATTCAGGTTATACCATTTCAAAAGATACAATAAGCACTCTTTTAGGCAAAGAGCCTGAGCCTGAACTTGTTAAAAAAATAGAAGATGTCTTTAACAGCGATAAAGATATAATAGGAATTCACGACCTTACTCTTCACGATTACGGTCCGGGGCGTGTAATGGGCTCGGTTCATGCAGAGGTTTCAGAAGATAAAAATATAGTTGAAATTCACGAAGCGGTTGACAGAATTGAAAATTATATTGAAGATACACTTGGTGTTCATCTTGTTATTCATATGGACCCAACTGATACAAACAGCGAACTTTTATCAGATTATAAAAATAAATTAAACTTACTTTTATTTGAAATTGACAAAGAACTTAGTTTTCACGATATGCGAATAACCAACCATAAAGAACAGGTTAACCTTATATTTGATTTATGCGTTCCTGTTTCTTATAAACAATATCAGAGAGATTATATTTTAGATGAGATTAGTAAAAAGTTAAAGGATGAAAAGGGGGAACCTAATCTTATCATTAAAATAGACAATAAATTTTAA
- a CDS encoding phosphomannomutase/phosphoglucomutase → MSAFKAYDIRGIYNKDFNCDTVYKIGFFLKELFDAKEIAVCFDKRTSSPEIYENLKKGITDSGADVHSFGLSTTPMSYYIAANKGYKTTVMITASHNPKEYNGLKISGPGAVPVGQESGLLKLKEMVENITPVPCDKKGEEKNFNIKDEYILYMKKKLKRVSNLNISIDCSSGMAGLVAREIFGKKANIILDELDGNFPAHSPNPLEEKARKMIIKEVKENKSDIGIIFDGDADRVMFIDNKGRFISPDLMINVLAYALIENEGERVICDIRSSKSCSDYIKLLGGEPIIWKVGHVFAKSKLRETGALYGGELAGHYYFKEFSYCDSGILAAIYVLNTVAEWKRDNIRLSDFIDEFSSWCSSGEINFKTDKKEEIIKRAEEDFKKEHYIKFYDFDGIRFDFDDWWFNFRMSNTEPYLRLVLEAKNKELMEEKLKFIQDKYIKN, encoded by the coding sequence ATGTCAGCATTTAAAGCATATGATATAAGAGGAATTTACAATAAAGATTTTAACTGCGATACAGTATATAAAATAGGTTTTTTCCTTAAAGAATTATTTGATGCAAAAGAGATTGCAGTGTGTTTTGATAAAAGAACTTCATCCCCTGAAATTTATGAAAACCTAAAAAAAGGAATTACAGATTCGGGCGCAGATGTTCACTCATTCGGTTTATCAACTACCCCTATGAGTTATTATATAGCAGCAAACAAAGGGTATAAAACAACTGTTATGATTACTGCATCCCATAACCCTAAAGAATATAACGGTCTTAAAATATCAGGCCCCGGAGCAGTTCCCGTAGGGCAGGAAAGCGGTCTTTTAAAATTAAAGGAAATGGTAGAGAATATTACTCCTGTTCCCTGTGATAAAAAGGGCGAAGAAAAGAACTTTAATATAAAAGATGAATACATTTTATATATGAAAAAGAAACTTAAAAGAGTTTCAAACCTTAATATATCCATTGACTGTTCATCAGGAATGGCAGGTCTTGTTGCCAGAGAAATTTTTGGCAAAAAGGCAAATATTATTTTAGATGAGTTAGACGGTAATTTTCCTGCGCATTCGCCTAACCCTTTAGAAGAAAAAGCAAGGAAAATGATAATTAAGGAAGTTAAGGAAAACAAATCTGATATAGGCATAATTTTTGACGGAGACGCAGACAGAGTTATGTTTATTGATAATAAAGGAAGATTTATTTCCCCTGACCTTATGATAAATGTTTTAGCATATGCTTTAATTGAAAATGAGGGGGAAAGGGTAATATGCGATATCCGTTCTTCCAAGTCCTGCAGTGATTATATTAAACTTCTTGGTGGCGAGCCGATTATCTGGAAGGTAGGGCATGTATTTGCCAAAAGCAAGTTAAGAGAAACCGGTGCTCTTTACGGCGGAGAACTTGCAGGGCATTACTACTTTAAAGAATTTTCATATTGCGACAGTGGTATTTTAGCTGCAATTTATGTTTTAAATACAGTTGCCGAGTGGAAAAGGGATAATATCCGTTTATCTGATTTTATTGATGAGTTTTCAAGCTGGTGTTCATCAGGGGAGATTAATTTTAAAACTGATAAAAAGGAAGAAATAATAAAAAGGGCAGAGGAAGACTTTAAGAAAGAACATTACATTAAGTTTTATGACTTTGACGGTATAAGATTTGATTTTGACGACTGGTGGTTTAACTTCCGTATGTCTAACACTGAACCGTATTTAAGACTTGTTTTAGAGGCTAAAAACAAAGAACTTATGGAAGAAAAATTAAAGTTCATACAAGATAAATATATAAAAAACTGA
- a CDS encoding LCP family protein, producing the protein MNLMKFFRIITLVLIMCMMSLMGVLSARVYIYTANNQYDLGTVKAVGGRVNMLIMATDKHTKTLTDTILFASINTKTNKISVISIPRDTRVNINGRNAKINSAYGGNNHQRAIEKVTEIIGLPVNYYAVISPDIFKNIVDVLGGVSINVPDRMYYVDPYQDLYIDLYPGPQILDGAKAEQFCRFRSHPLGDVYRVKNQQMFIEELFKQKLNAANIDKIDDIYTEVISSVKTNIDVTDLTSLMSVLKAMTGDSMETYLLPGVPSSTSSDYIHDQEATNTLVNEILVSR; encoded by the coding sequence TTGAATTTAATGAAGTTTTTTAGAATTATAACTCTTGTTCTTATTATGTGCATGATGTCTTTAATGGGCGTATTGTCTGCAAGAGTTTATATATATACAGCAAACAATCAGTATGACCTTGGAACTGTTAAGGCTGTGGGTGGCAGAGTGAATATGCTCATTATGGCTACGGACAAGCATACAAAAACACTTACAGATACAATTTTGTTTGCATCGATAAACACTAAGACAAATAAAATAAGTGTTATCTCAATACCAAGGGATACAAGAGTTAATATAAACGGAAGAAATGCAAAAATAAATTCTGCATACGGTGGCAATAACCACCAGAGAGCGATTGAAAAGGTTACTGAAATTATCGGTCTTCCTGTTAACTACTATGCAGTTATAAGCCCTGATATTTTTAAAAACATAGTAGATGTTTTGGGCGGAGTTTCTATCAATGTTCCTGACAGGATGTATTATGTTGACCCTTATCAAGATTTATATATAGACTTATATCCAGGTCCGCAGATTCTTGACGGAGCAAAGGCAGAGCAATTTTGCAGATTTAGAAGCCATCCGTTAGGGGATGTGTACAGGGTTAAAAATCAGCAGATGTTTATTGAAGAACTTTTCAAACAAAAGTTAAACGCTGCAAATATAGACAAAATTGACGATATTTATACAGAGGTTATCTCAAGCGTTAAAACAAACATTGATGTAACTGACCTTACCTCGCTTATGTCAGTTTTAAAAGCAATGACAGGGGACAGTATGGAAACTTATCTTCTTCCTGGTGTTCCGTCTTCTACCTCTTCTGATTATATTCATGACCAGGAGGCAACCAATACATTGGTAAATGAAATATTAGTGTCAAGATAA
- a CDS encoding leucine-rich repeat protein has translation MRKTILSLILIFSIMASLISFIPITVNAASSGTCGDNLTWTLDDSGTLTISGIGDMENYTSVSSTPWYSNRSKIKTVVIDVGVTSIGDRAFYSFSITKVTIRNSVKRIGTSAFAYCYYLTDIELPNTIESIDEYAFYYCWDLTAVAIPDTVTHIGNYAFSYCESLTNIVIPNGVTNIEGGTLSYCENIDSITIGSGVENIADTAFYSCDKLRKITVNDNNQNYSSLDGVLFDKNKTILINYPIAKSDAAYKIPDSVKIIGSSAFSNCDNLVNVTFPEGLLEIRTNAFWACRNLSNFSLPESVTDIGVQAFANCHSLTDVEIPDSVTNIGRSAFFACYDLVNIKIGIGATNISGDVFDSCDKLKNINVNVNNENYCSIDGVLYDKNKRTLIRYGAGRSEQTYILPESVTDIGDYVFSYCDNLTYISMPSGVTRIGNNAFYHCGNLDNITIPNGVISIGDSAFASCSNITSIVIPDSVKSIGSYAFAWCGSLENITIGKSVVTIGNFAFVTCSNLEKVYISDIAAWCNIDFSGSASNPLCNDADFYLNNDIIDDITIPDNVTEIKDYTFYKCQNLKSIVLSENITNIGTYAFSNCSALEKIYITDLLAWFNIDFESITANPLCNGGDLIINDEILTNLVVPENATEIKDYVFYKCTSLKNITLSSKVTHIGTYAFYGCSNVVSINVPNTLIDVDKYAFYGCAKLKDIYYNGTEEQWGKILIASNNSPLDTATVHYPIFVNGISLNKTSVTIFVNNTETLIPTIFPSNATNKNIEWISSNEEVATVDNGVVTAIGKGEAVITAKTIDGGYETSCLVTVQKVFGNGIDANGIEWVLYDNGLLSITGKGAMPNYPTTSDIPWYSNRANVREIVISENITHIGDKTFYGCINVQKATIPNTVTTIGDNAFKNCDELTIYGETGTYAQTYAAKNEIPFVNTKTWDLNVDFIASSTKWYFDVIVEDFSGEAIVYVATYDSDDRMLDINSENFVVNDITSLSLAKKSDASYAKVFVWTSHLQPITLSKKIDL, from the coding sequence ATGAGAAAAACCATTTTGAGCTTGATATTAATTTTTAGTATTATGGCAAGTCTTATTTCATTTATCCCTATTACAGTCAATGCAGCTTCAAGTGGCACATGCGGAGATAATTTGACATGGACTCTTGATGACTCGGGAACACTTACAATAAGCGGGATAGGTGATATGGAAAACTACACAAGTGTGTCATCAACCCCATGGTATTCTAATCGCAGTAAAATTAAAACTGTTGTAATAGATGTTGGTGTGACCAGCATAGGAGACAGAGCTTTTTATAGTTTCAGTATTACAAAAGTAACTATTCGGAATAGTGTAAAAAGGATTGGAACTTCTGCGTTTGCTTATTGTTATTATTTAACTGACATAGAACTCCCAAACACCATTGAAAGTATTGATGAATATGCATTCTATTATTGTTGGGATTTAACAGCTGTGGCAATTCCTGATACCGTAACACATATTGGTAACTATGCGTTTTCGTATTGTGAAAGTTTGACAAATATAGTAATACCTAATGGAGTAACAAATATAGAAGGAGGCACCTTGTCCTATTGCGAAAATATAGATAGTATTACAATCGGTAGCGGTGTTGAAAATATCGCAGATACTGCTTTTTATAGCTGTGATAAACTGCGCAAGATAACTGTCAACGATAACAATCAGAATTATAGTTCATTAGATGGAGTGCTTTTTGATAAAAATAAGACAATATTAATTAATTATCCTATAGCAAAAAGTGATGCAGCATATAAAATTCCTGATAGTGTGAAAATCATAGGTAGTTCTGCTTTTTCTAATTGTGATAATTTAGTTAATGTTACATTTCCAGAAGGATTATTGGAAATACGGACAAATGCTTTTTGGGCATGTCGAAATTTATCTAATTTTTCGCTTCCTGAAAGTGTAACCGACATAGGAGTTCAAGCATTTGCCAATTGTCATAGTTTAACAGATGTCGAAATTCCGGATAGTGTTACTAACATTGGGCGTTCAGCTTTTTTTGCTTGTTATGATTTAGTCAATATAAAAATTGGAATCGGGGCAACTAATATTTCGGGTGATGTGTTTGATTCTTGTGATAAGTTGAAAAACATAAATGTAAATGTAAATAATGAAAACTACTGTTCGATTGATGGAGTCCTTTATGATAAAAACAAAAGAACATTGATTCGGTATGGTGCTGGAAGAAGCGAACAGACTTATATCTTGCCTGAAAGCGTTACGGACATTGGCGATTATGTATTTTCTTATTGTGACAACTTAACATATATCTCTATGCCGTCAGGAGTTACACGAATTGGAAACAATGCCTTTTATCACTGTGGCAACTTAGATAATATAACAATTCCAAATGGAGTAATAAGTATAGGAGACTCTGCATTTGCAAGCTGCAGCAATATAACGAGCATAGTGATTCCAGATAGTGTTAAAAGCATAGGTTCGTATGCTTTTGCATGGTGTGGCAGTTTGGAAAATATAACAATAGGGAAAAGCGTTGTAACCATTGGCAACTTCGCATTTGTTACCTGTTCTAATTTGGAAAAGGTATATATATCAGATATTGCGGCATGGTGTAATATCGATTTTAGTGGTAGTGCCTCAAACCCATTATGTAATGACGCAGATTTTTATTTGAATAATGACATAATAGATGATATAACTATCCCTGACAATGTTACAGAGATAAAAGATTACACATTTTATAAATGTCAGAATTTAAAAAGTATAGTTCTATCTGAAAACATAACTAATATCGGCACATATGCTTTTTCTAATTGTTCTGCTTTAGAAAAAATATATATAACAGATTTGCTCGCTTGGTTTAATATTGATTTTGAAAGTATTACCGCAAATCCACTTTGCAATGGTGGAGATTTGATTATTAATGATGAAATACTAACAAATTTAGTTGTTCCAGAAAATGCTACAGAAATTAAAGACTATGTTTTTTATAAATGTACTTCTTTAAAAAACATTACACTTTCTAGTAAAGTAACACACATAGGCACGTATGCTTTCTATGGGTGTTCTAATGTAGTAAGCATTAATGTTCCAAACACTCTGATTGATGTTGATAAGTACGCTTTTTATGGATGCGCAAAACTAAAAGATATTTATTATAACGGAACTGAAGAGCAATGGGGAAAAATATTAATTGCATCAAATAATTCACCTTTGGACACAGCTACTGTTCATTATCCAATATTTGTTAATGGAATTTCTCTTAATAAAACTTCCGTAACTATATTTGTTAACAATACAGAAACGCTTATTCCGACAATATTTCCGTCCAATGCAACAAACAAAAACATAGAATGGATATCGTCAAATGAAGAGGTTGCAACAGTAGATAATGGTGTTGTTACCGCTATTGGAAAGGGCGAAGCAGTGATTACAGCAAAAACAATAGATGGTGGTTATGAAACATCTTGTTTAGTCACGGTTCAGAAGGTTTTTGGTAATGGAATTGATGCAAACGGAATTGAATGGGTTTTGTATGATAATGGACTTTTAAGTATTACTGGCAAGGGGGCAATGCCAAACTATCCTACAACATCAGATATACCTTGGTATAGCAATAGAGCAAATGTAAGAGAGATAGTGATAAGCGAAAATATAACACATATCGGAGACAAAACTTTTTATGGTTGTATTAATGTTCAAAAAGCAACAATACCTAATACAGTAACAACGATAGGTGATAATGCATTTAAAAATTGTGATGAATTGACTATCTATGGTGAAACAGGAACATATGCACAAACATATGCAGCGAAAAACGAAATACCTTTTGTTAATACAAAAACGTGGGATTTAAATGTTGATTTTATTGCCAGCTCTACAAAGTGGTATTTCGATGTTATCGTAGAAGATTTTTCAGGTGAAGCTATTGTTTACGTTGCCACATATGATTCTGATGATAGGATGCTGGATATAAATTCGGAAAATTTTGTTGTAAACGATATAACAAGCCTGTCGTTGGCTAAAAAATCAGATGCATCTTATGCAAAGGTTTTTGTTTGGACATCCCATTTACAACCTATAACATTATCTAAAAAGATAGATTTATAA
- the lysS gene encoding lysine--tRNA ligase produces MMNVVDTDINELKKVRIEKLDNLVKEGKDPFVITKFSRTHSSKDISEGYTTEEREIQVHGETKTITAKISALDGKNVCIAGRIMSKRGMGKVGFCHILDMDGQVQIFVKKDILGDEEYERFKKLDIGDIIGATGEVFTTQTGEISVRVDNITLLTKSLQPLPEKFHGMTNTDLRYRKRYIDLIMNNDVKDTFIKRSKIISAIRKYLDGQGFLEVETPMLVSNAGGAAARPFETHFNALGEDFKLRISLELYLKRLIVGGMEKVYEIGRVFRNEGLDTRHNPEFTLMELYQAYTDYHGMMDLTENLYRHVANEVLGTTKIVYNGIEMDLGKPFERITMVDAVKKYSGVDFNEIKTCEEAKEIAKKHHVEFEEHHKKGDILNLFFETYVEEHLLQPTFVMDHPIEISPLTKKKPENPEYVERFEFFMNGWEMANAYSELNDPIDQRERFKAQEALLALGDQEANTTDEDFMNALEIGMPPTGGIGFGIDRMCMLLTDSQAIRDVLLFPTMKPLDK; encoded by the coding sequence ATGATGAATGTCGTTGATACTGATATTAACGAACTTAAAAAAGTTAGAATTGAAAAACTTGATAATTTAGTTAAAGAAGGGAAGGACCCTTTTGTAATCACTAAGTTTTCAAGAACTCATTCCTCTAAAGATATTTCAGAAGGTTATACAACCGAAGAAAGAGAAATTCAGGTTCATGGAGAAACAAAAACCATAACTGCCAAAATCTCTGCTCTTGACGGAAAGAATGTATGTATTGCCGGCAGAATTATGTCTAAAAGAGGTATGGGTAAGGTTGGATTTTGCCATATACTTGATATGGACGGGCAGGTTCAGATCTTTGTTAAAAAAGATATATTGGGAGACGAAGAGTACGAACGCTTTAAAAAACTTGATATCGGCGATATTATAGGTGCAACAGGCGAAGTCTTCACTACTCAGACTGGTGAAATTTCTGTTAGAGTTGATAATATAACTCTTCTTACAAAATCTCTTCAGCCGCTTCCTGAAAAGTTCCACGGAATGACAAATACTGATTTAAGATACCGTAAAAGATATATCGACCTTATTATGAACAATGATGTTAAGGATACCTTTATCAAACGTTCAAAAATTATTTCTGCAATAAGAAAATACTTAGACGGGCAAGGTTTCTTGGAAGTTGAAACACCTATGCTTGTATCAAACGCAGGTGGTGCTGCTGCTCGTCCTTTTGAAACTCATTTTAATGCACTTGGCGAAGATTTTAAACTTCGTATATCATTAGAGTTGTACTTAAAACGTCTTATCGTAGGTGGAATGGAAAAGGTTTATGAAATAGGCAGAGTTTTCAGAAACGAAGGCCTCGATACCCGTCATAACCCTGAATTTACCCTTATGGAACTTTATCAGGCATATACTGATTATCACGGTATGATGGACTTAACTGAAAATCTTTACCGTCATGTTGCAAATGAAGTTCTTGGTACTACAAAAATTGTATATAACGGTATAGAAATGGATTTAGGCAAACCGTTTGAAAGAATAACAATGGTTGACGCTGTTAAAAAATATTCAGGGGTTGACTTTAACGAAATTAAAACTTGTGAGGAAGCAAAAGAAATCGCAAAGAAACATCATGTTGAATTTGAAGAACACCACAAAAAAGGCGATATCTTAAATCTCTTCTTTGAAACATATGTTGAAGAGCATCTTCTTCAGCCTACATTTGTTATGGACCACCCTATTGAGATTTCTCCGCTTACCAAGAAAAAACCGGAAAATCCTGAATATGTTGAAAGATTTGAATTCTTTATGAACGGTTGGGAAATGGCAAACGCATATTCAGAACTTAACGACCCGATTGACCAGAGAGAAAGATTTAAAGCGCAGGAAGCACTTCTTGCATTAGGCGACCAGGAAGCAAATACAACCGATGAAGACTTTATGAACGCGTTGGAAATCGGTATGCCTCCAACAGGCGGTATCGGCTTTGGTATCGACAGAATGTGTATGCTCCTTACTGACTCTCAGGCAATAAGAGATGTTTTATTATTTCCTACAATGAAGCCACTTGATAAATAA
- the greA gene encoding transcription elongation factor GreA: MSKEILLTADGLQGLKDQLEFLKTEKRKEIAEKIKEALSFGDLSENAEYDAAKNEQAEVEEKINKLENTIKNAKVIEDDSLNEGIVTIGCKVKLFDKEFDEEITYSIVGSTEANPAQYKISNESPLGTALLGKKEGDEVYVDAPQGVMEFKILEITK, encoded by the coding sequence ATGTCTAAAGAAATATTACTTACTGCAGACGGTCTGCAGGGTTTAAAAGACCAACTAGAATTCTTAAAAACAGAAAAAAGAAAGGAAATTGCTGAAAAAATCAAAGAAGCACTTTCTTTTGGCGACTTATCCGAAAATGCAGAATATGATGCCGCAAAAAACGAACAGGCAGAAGTTGAAGAAAAAATCAATAAACTTGAAAACACTATAAAAAATGCAAAGGTAATAGAAGACGATTCCTTAAACGAGGGTATTGTTACCATAGGTTGTAAAGTTAAACTTTTTGATAAAGAGTTTGACGAAGAAATAACTTATTCTATTGTAGGTTCAACTGAAGCAAATCCGGCTCAGTATAAAATTTCAAACGAATCTCCTTTGGGAACTGCTCTTCTTGGCAAAAAAGAGGGAGACGAAGTTTATGTAGATGCACCTCAGGGTGTTATGGAGTTTAAAATTTTAGAGATCACAAAATAG
- the scfA gene encoding six-cysteine ranthipeptide SCIFF codes for MKHITTLKTCNLKETSKKGGCGECQTSCQSACKTSCTVANQKCERVNK; via the coding sequence ATGAAACATATTACAACTTTAAAAACATGTAACTTAAAAGAAACAAGTAAAAAAGGCGGATGTGGCGAATGTCAGACTTCTTGTCAGTCTGCTTGTAAAACTTCATGCACAGTTGCTAACCAGAAATGCGAAAGAGTTAACAAATAA
- a CDS encoding YhcH/YjgK/YiaL family protein produces MILDNIKNKELYFKLGEGFKIGLEFIEKCRKEGIETGKYELDGKNVYANVQEYNSKEEAKFENHNNYIDIQYILKGNEMMYWEDLAKCSEMIPYNPEKDVTFYNDTDSAVALEVNEDEFAIFFPNDVHKPGMKINESLPVKKILIKIHI; encoded by the coding sequence ATGATTCTTGATAATATTAAGAACAAGGAACTTTATTTTAAATTAGGGGAAGGCTTTAAAATCGGTCTTGAATTTATCGAAAAATGCAGAAAAGAAGGAATAGAAACCGGAAAATATGAATTAGACGGAAAAAACGTTTATGCAAACGTTCAGGAATATAATTCCAAAGAAGAAGCTAAATTTGAAAACCACAATAATTATATTGACATTCAGTATATTCTAAAAGGTAACGAAATGATGTATTGGGAAGACCTTGCAAAATGCAGCGAGATGATCCCTTACAACCCTGAAAAAGATGTTACTTTCTATAACGATACTGACTCTGCAGTTGCACTTGAAGTTAACGAAGACGAATTTGCAATATTCTTCCCAAATGATGTACATAAACCAGGTATGAAAATCAATGAAAGTTTACCTGTTAAGAAAATTTTAATCAAAATTCATATTTAA
- the safA gene encoding SafA/ExsA family spore coat assembly protein encodes MKIKRICIVAAVLSLSLFNAYALVSHTVVPGDSMWKIANKYEVGLSEIKGANPQIKNPDLIYPGDKLTIPTLNSEITDYERKVVELVNKERAKYGLSALTMDWQLSRVARIKSEDMKNNKYFSHTSPTYGSPFNMMKNFGISYRSAAENIARGQRTPEAVVSSWMNSSGHRANILSSKYTKIGVGYVKEGNYWTQMFTG; translated from the coding sequence ATGAAGATTAAAAGAATATGTATTGTTGCGGCTGTTTTGTCATTAAGTTTATTCAACGCATATGCCTTAGTATCTCATACGGTAGTACCGGGGGACAGTATGTGGAAAATAGCAAATAAATACGAAGTTGGCCTTAGCGAAATAAAAGGGGCTAACCCGCAAATAAAAAATCCTGATTTAATATATCCGGGGGATAAATTAACTATCCCAACACTAAATTCCGAGATTACAGATTATGAAAGAAAAGTTGTAGAACTTGTAAATAAAGAAAGAGCGAAGTATGGGCTATCAGCGCTTACTATGGACTGGCAACTATCCCGTGTAGCAAGAATTAAATCAGAAGATATGAAAAACAACAAATATTTTTCTCACACATCGCCCACATACGGTTCACCGTTTAATATGATGAAAAACTTTGGTATATCGTATAGAAGTGCGGCAGAGAATATAGCAAGAGGGCAGAGAACACCTGAAGCAGTTGTTTCGTCGTGGATGAATTCTTCAGGGCACAGAGCAAATATTTTAAGTTCTAAATATACAAAAATTGGCGTAGGATATGTAAAGGAAGGTAACTATTGGACACAGATGTTTACAGGATAA
- a CDS encoding four helix bundle protein, whose product MKENILIEKSIDFAARIIKLQRYLIKDKKESVISKQIVRSGTSIGANINEANYGQSKADFISNSHQNKNPVER is encoded by the coding sequence ATGAAGGAAAACATTTTAATTGAAAAGTCAATAGATTTTGCGGCAAGAATTATAAAGTTACAAAGATATTTAATTAAGGATAAAAAAGAGAGTGTAATATCTAAACAAATAGTTAGAAGTGGTACAAGTATTGGCGCAAATATAAACGAAGCCAATTATGGACAAAGTAAAGCAGATTTTATTTCAAACTCCCACCAAAACAAAAATCCTGTCGAAAGATAG